ACTCCCGGATCGCCTACTGGGAGTTCTGGAGCAAAACCTACCCGGACCTTGCGGCGGCACGGCCTAACCAGGGGCACGTCGCCATCGCCCGCCTGTTCGACATGGGCTTGATCCGCGCCGTGGTGACCCAGAACATCGACGGACTGCATCAGGCGTCGGGGTTGCCGGATGAAGCCGTCATCGAACTGCACGGCAACACCTGCCGGATCCGGTGCATGTCCTGCGGCCGGGTTTCCGCTATCGAGGACGCAAAAAAACGCCTGGACGCAGGCGATCTTGCCCCCGAGTGCCAATGCGGGGGATATCTGAAACCCGACACCGTTTCCTTCGGGCAGTCCATGCCCATGGACAAGGTGGAACGCGCCGTTCAACTTTCCCGGCAGAGTGACGCCTTCATCGTGGTGGGGTCGACCCTCGTGGTGCAGCCGGCAGCCCACATGCCCGTTTATGCCAAACAAAACGGCGCATTTCTGGCCATCATCAACCTGTCGGACACGCCCTGCGATGCCATATGCGACGCCTTGCTGCGCGCAAAGGCCGGCAAGGCCCTCCAGGCCGTGCACCAACGGGTATGTGACATCGTTTCAGATAACTAACCTGCGCGTTTCAAATTTTAAGAATGAAAATAGATAGAATCCATTGAAGATATGTTTATGTTGAACATTCTTAAAATTTGAAACGCGCAAGTTGGGAAATACATAAGTTGATCTCGAAGTGGAGGTTGGGCGGGATCAATAGCGCTGAAAGCATTGTCTAACCCCGGTCGTTATCCAGCCTGAAGGACAAATACCGGAT
Above is a genomic segment from Deltaproteobacteria bacterium containing:
- a CDS encoding Sir2 family NAD-dependent protein deacetylase, whose product is MKTEIERIAEKLAAGGQNIVFTGAGISTESGISDYRSQGGLWDKFKPVYFDDFMSSRDSRIAYWEFWSKTYPDLAAARPNQGHVAIARLFDMGLIRAVVTQNIDGLHQASGLPDEAVIELHGNTCRIRCMSCGRVSAIEDAKKRLDAGDLAPECQCGGYLKPDTVSFGQSMPMDKVERAVQLSRQSDAFIVVGSTLVVQPAAHMPVYAKQNGAFLAIINLSDTPCDAICDALLRAKAGKALQAVHQRVCDIVSDN